In the genome of Sphingomonas naphthae, one region contains:
- the tgt gene encoding tRNA guanosine(34) transglycosylase Tgt, with translation MTPRFQFDIRATDGRARTGTITMRRGEIRTPAFMPVGTAATVKAMKPTDVRAAGADIILGNTYHLMLRPGAERVARLGGLHHFMGWDRPILTDSGGYQVMSLSELTKRSEEGVAFASHLDGSRHLITPERSIEIQRLLGSDIVMAFDELVPTTSTREVQAAAMARSMRWAQRSRDEFDRGGTHAEGAALFGIQQGALDEGLRKASADALLGIGFDGYAVGGLAVGEGQEAMFACLDYAPGQLDPAKPRYLMGVGKPDDIVGAVERGIDMFDCVLPTRSGRNGQAFTWDGPVNIRNAKWAEDTSPLDPDSPTAGWSRAYLHHLIRSGEMLGAMLMTEHNLWFYQQLMAGLRSAIAEGRLTGFANDFRARYGRK, from the coding sequence ATGACACCCCGTTTCCAGTTCGACATCCGCGCCACCGATGGCCGCGCACGCACCGGCACCATCACGATGCGCCGGGGCGAAATCCGCACCCCCGCCTTCATGCCGGTCGGCACCGCCGCCACGGTGAAGGCAATGAAGCCCACCGACGTGCGCGCGGCCGGCGCCGACATCATCCTCGGCAACACCTACCACCTCATGCTCCGCCCCGGCGCCGAGCGGGTGGCGCGTCTGGGTGGCCTGCACCATTTCATGGGCTGGGACCGGCCGATCCTGACGGACAGCGGCGGCTATCAGGTGATGAGCCTCTCCGAACTCACCAAGCGCAGCGAGGAGGGCGTGGCCTTCGCCAGCCACCTCGACGGATCGCGCCACCTCATCACGCCCGAACGCTCGATCGAGATCCAGCGGCTGCTCGGATCGGATATCGTGATGGCGTTCGACGAGCTGGTGCCGACCACTTCGACCCGCGAGGTGCAGGCCGCCGCCATGGCGCGATCGATGCGCTGGGCGCAGCGTTCGCGCGACGAATTCGATCGCGGCGGCACCCATGCCGAGGGGGCGGCTCTGTTCGGCATCCAGCAGGGCGCGCTCGACGAGGGACTGCGCAAGGCGTCGGCGGATGCTTTGCTCGGCATTGGCTTCGATGGCTATGCGGTCGGCGGCCTCGCGGTGGGGGAGGGGCAGGAGGCGATGTTCGCCTGCCTCGATTACGCCCCCGGCCAGCTCGATCCGGCCAAGCCGCGCTATCTGATGGGCGTGGGCAAGCCCGACGACATCGTCGGCGCGGTCGAGCGCGGCATCGACATGTTCGATTGCGTGCTGCCGACGCGCAGCGGCCGCAACGGCCAGGCCTTCACCTGGGATGGCCCGGTCAATATCCGCAACGCGAAGTGGGCCGAGGATACGTCCCCGCTCGATCCCGATTCGCCGACCGCTGGCTGGAGCCGCGCCTATCTCCACCACCTCATCCGATCGGGCGAGATGCTGGGCGCCATGCTGATGACCGAACATAATCTGTGGTTCTATCAACAGCTTATGGCGGGGCTGCGTTCGGCGATCGCGGAGGGGCGGCTGACCGGTTTCGCCAACGATTTCCGGGCGCGATACGGGCGGAAGTAA
- a CDS encoding sphingomyelin phosphodiesterase, with translation MNLRTFATVATVVVSAVLLAAPAPTSLTPIATVQMPVGGPVQVDGPSLSVLTYNVEGLPFPVRFGRADAAQRIAGRLAGLRVQGAQPHVVVLQEAFSGADRTIAKAAGYRYVANGPDRDMAGGAPESDADRAFARGASWLAGERSGKWLDSGVAILSDYPIVAVKRAAFPAYACAGFDCLANKGVVMAMVRVPGSATPVAVIATHLNSKAASGVSKARFTYAFTRQVDTIGAFLRANLPAGTPYVLAGDTNIGKSTVRRSYFNAMLARLPRSIGMAAAPQTALATCFDPLTPCLTPRDADARTAFRKGKDLQVYAGGLGVGIEPVSISVPFGRERDGTMLSDHVGYVATYRLTSPVTIAAAAPVARRA, from the coding sequence ATGAACCTGCGGACTTTTGCCACTGTCGCCACCGTCGTCGTCTCCGCCGTGCTGCTGGCGGCGCCCGCGCCGACCAGCCTGACGCCCATCGCAACGGTGCAGATGCCGGTGGGTGGCCCGGTGCAGGTGGATGGCCCGTCGCTGTCCGTGCTGACCTACAATGTGGAGGGGCTGCCCTTCCCGGTGCGCTTCGGCCGCGCCGATGCCGCGCAGCGCATCGCCGGCCGCCTCGCCGGTCTGCGCGTGCAGGGCGCCCAGCCGCATGTCGTCGTGCTTCAGGAGGCCTTCTCCGGCGCCGACAGGACGATCGCGAAGGCGGCGGGCTATCGCTACGTCGCCAACGGCCCCGATCGCGACATGGCCGGCGGCGCGCCCGAGAGCGATGCCGACCGGGCGTTCGCGCGCGGCGCCTCGTGGCTGGCGGGCGAGCGGTCGGGCAAGTGGCTCGACAGCGGCGTCGCCATCCTCTCCGATTATCCGATCGTCGCGGTCAAGCGCGCGGCCTTCCCGGCCTATGCCTGCGCCGGTTTCGATTGCCTCGCCAACAAGGGCGTGGTGATGGCGATGGTGCGCGTGCCGGGTTCGGCCACGCCGGTCGCGGTGATCGCCACCCACCTCAATTCCAAGGCGGCGTCGGGCGTGTCGAAGGCGCGCTTCACCTATGCCTTCACCCGCCAGGTCGATACGATCGGCGCTTTCCTGCGCGCCAACCTGCCGGCGGGCACGCCCTATGTGCTGGCGGGCGACACCAATATCGGCAAGTCGACCGTGCGCCGCAGCTATTTCAACGCGATGCTGGCCCGCCTGCCGCGCAGCATCGGCATGGCCGCCGCCCCGCAGACGGCGCTCGCCACCTGCTTCGATCCGCTGACCCCATGCCTCACCCCGCGCGACGCGGATGCCCGCACCGCCTTCCGCAAGGGCAAGGATCTTCAGGTTTATGCCGGCGGCCTCGGCGTCGGCATCGAGCCGGTCTCGATCAGCGTCCCCTTCGGCCGCGAGCGCGACGGCACGATGCTGTCCGACCATGTCGGCTATGTCGCCACCTACCGCCTGACCAGCCCGGTCACGATCGCGGCGGCGGCGCCGGTGGCGCGCCGGGCCTGA
- a CDS encoding NAD(P)H-dependent flavin oxidoreductase, translated as MSNDRVSALMARGAAFLGTRTAIMAGAMSWVSERHLVAAISNAGGFGVIACGAMTPALLDTEIAATKALTDKPFGVNLITMHPALSELIDVCAKHDVGHVVLAGGLPPAGSLERIKASGAKLICFAPALALAKKLIRSGVDALVIEGSEAGGHIGPVSTSVLAQEMLPEIADQLPVFVAGGIGRGDAIAGYLEMGAAGVQLGTRFVCATECVAHPNFKKAFIRASARDAIASVQIDPRLPVIPVRALKNASSELFTAKQREVAQQLDEGAVAMGEAQLQIEHYWAGALRRAVIDGDVENGSVMAGQSVGMVKKEEPVADILATLMAEAETALAKRG; from the coding sequence ATGAGCAACGATCGCGTGAGCGCGCTGATGGCGCGCGGGGCGGCCTTTCTGGGGACGCGGACCGCGATCATGGCGGGGGCGATGTCGTGGGTGAGCGAGCGCCACCTCGTCGCCGCCATCTCCAACGCGGGCGGCTTCGGCGTGATCGCCTGCGGGGCGATGACCCCGGCGCTGCTCGATACCGAGATCGCCGCGACCAAGGCGCTGACGGACAAGCCGTTCGGCGTGAACCTCATCACGATGCACCCGGCGCTGTCCGAGCTGATCGATGTCTGCGCGAAGCATGACGTCGGCCATGTCGTGCTGGCGGGCGGCCTGCCGCCGGCGGGTTCGCTGGAGCGGATCAAGGCGTCGGGCGCCAAGCTGATCTGCTTCGCCCCGGCGCTGGCGCTCGCCAAGAAGCTGATCCGATCGGGCGTGGACGCGCTGGTGATCGAGGGATCGGAGGCGGGCGGCCATATCGGCCCGGTTTCCACTTCGGTGCTGGCGCAGGAGATGCTTCCCGAGATCGCCGACCAGCTTCCGGTCTTCGTGGCGGGCGGCATCGGCCGGGGGGACGCGATCGCGGGCTATCTGGAGATGGGCGCGGCTGGCGTGCAGCTCGGCACGCGCTTCGTGTGCGCCACGGAATGTGTCGCCCACCCGAATTTCAAGAAGGCCTTCATCCGCGCTTCCGCCCGCGACGCCATCGCCTCGGTGCAGATCGATCCGCGTCTGCCGGTCATCCCGGTCCGCGCGCTGAAGAATGCGTCGAGCGAGCTGTTCACAGCCAAGCAGCGCGAAGTGGCCCAGCAGCTCGACGAGGGCGCGGTGGCGATGGGCGAGGCGCAGCTCCAGATCGAACATTATTGGGCGGGCGCGCTGCGCCGCGCGGTGATCGACGGCGATGTGGAGAATGGATCGGTGATGGCCGGGCAATCCGTGGGCATGGTCAAGAAGGAGGAGCCGGTGGCGGACATCCTGGCGACCCTGATGGCCGAGGCCGAGACGGCCCTGGCCAAGCGGGGCTGA
- a CDS encoding aldehyde dehydrogenase has translation MATSLSAPVGALSPATFDRLNPVTGAVATTAPAATVADANAAADAAAAAFPAWSALGPNARRAVLMKAADALAAKADAFVDAMMGEIGATEGWARFNLMLAVGMVREAAALTTQISGEVIPSDKPGCIAMALREPVGVILGIAPWNAPIILGVRAIVVPLACGNTVVLKASEQCPRTHSLIVEAFAEAGFPQGAVNIVTNAPADAAEIVGALVDHPDVRRINFTGSTTVGRIIAKRAAEHLKPVLLELGGKAPLIVLEDADLDEAVKAAAFGAFMNSGQICMSTERIIVVDAIADAFAEKFRAKVSTMPVGDPREGKTPLGAVVDQKTVDHVKGLIDDAVASGATMLVGGDADGVLMPAHVIDRVTPTMKLFRDESFGPVVGIIRARDEAEAIALANDTEYGLSAAVFTRDTARGLRVARQIKSGICHVNGPTVHDEAQMPFGGVKSSGYGRFGGKAGIDSFTELRWITIETQPGHFPI, from the coding sequence GTGGCGACGTCCCTTTCCGCGCCCGTCGGCGCACTTTCCCCGGCTACGTTCGATCGTCTGAACCCCGTGACGGGCGCCGTCGCGACGACCGCGCCGGCCGCGACCGTCGCCGACGCCAACGCTGCGGCCGATGCGGCGGCGGCGGCCTTCCCGGCCTGGTCGGCGCTCGGCCCCAATGCCCGCCGCGCCGTGCTGATGAAGGCGGCGGACGCGCTCGCCGCCAAGGCCGATGCCTTTGTCGATGCGATGATGGGCGAGATCGGCGCGACCGAGGGCTGGGCGCGCTTCAACCTGATGCTGGCGGTCGGCATGGTCCGCGAGGCGGCCGCCCTCACCACCCAGATTTCGGGCGAGGTGATCCCCTCCGACAAGCCCGGCTGCATCGCCATGGCTCTGCGCGAGCCGGTCGGCGTGATCCTCGGCATCGCGCCGTGGAACGCGCCGATCATCCTGGGCGTGCGCGCGATCGTCGTGCCGCTCGCCTGCGGAAATACGGTGGTGCTGAAGGCCTCCGAGCAATGCCCGCGCACCCACAGCCTAATCGTCGAGGCCTTCGCCGAGGCCGGCTTCCCGCAGGGCGCGGTCAACATCGTCACCAACGCGCCGGCCGATGCCGCCGAGATCGTCGGCGCGCTGGTCGATCACCCGGATGTGCGCCGCATCAACTTCACCGGCTCCACCACCGTCGGCCGGATCATCGCGAAGCGCGCGGCCGAGCATCTCAAACCCGTCCTGCTCGAACTGGGCGGCAAGGCGCCGCTGATCGTGCTGGAGGATGCCGATCTGGACGAGGCGGTGAAGGCGGCCGCCTTCGGCGCCTTCATGAATTCCGGCCAGATCTGCATGTCGACCGAGCGGATCATCGTGGTCGATGCCATCGCCGACGCCTTCGCCGAGAAGTTCCGCGCCAAGGTCTCGACCATGCCGGTCGGCGATCCGCGTGAGGGCAAGACCCCGCTCGGCGCCGTGGTCGATCAGAAGACGGTCGATCACGTGAAGGGCCTGATCGACGATGCCGTCGCCTCGGGCGCGACGATGCTCGTCGGCGGCGACGCCGATGGCGTGCTGATGCCCGCGCATGTGATCGACAGGGTCACGCCTACGATGAAGCTGTTCCGCGACGAGAGCTTCGGCCCCGTCGTCGGCATCATCCGCGCCCGAGACGAGGCGGAGGCGATCGCGCTCGCCAACGACACCGAATATGGCCTCTCTGCCGCCGTCTTCACCCGCGACACCGCGCGCGGCCTGCGGGTGGCGCGCCAGATCAAGTCCGGCATCTGCCACGTCAACGGGCCGACCGTGCACGACGAGGCGCAGATGCCCTTCGGCGGGGTCAAATCCTCCGGCTACGGCCGCTTCGGCGGCAAGGCCGGCATCGACAGCTTCACCGAGCTGCGCTGGATCACGATCGAAACCCAGCCCGGCCATTTCCCGATCTGA
- a CDS encoding helix-turn-helix domain-containing protein has product MAHPALPRFALYGEPDRTVSDHFIHIETIERRSAAYDWTIRPHSHALLDHLFLIRAGGGEMLAEGERHNFGPAILVIPAGLAHGFAFVPGTIGHVVTVASALMRHIAGEVAPIARLREAATVLPIAASPQIDALLAGLMAETVSEAPLAASASEALLRLLLVAACRALPAPGVTGDATPPRRAALLVGRYAEQVERHLRDNWTIADHAKALGTSVARLRACCVEVTGHPPIHLAHDRLFAEARRQLAYTDRTIAEIGYDLGFTDPAYFSRFFRHMAGVAPSRWRDDTIGPPVAA; this is encoded by the coding sequence ATGGCCCATCCCGCCCTCCCCCGCTTCGCGCTCTACGGCGAGCCCGACCGGACGGTGTCCGATCACTTCATCCATATCGAGACGATCGAGCGGCGCAGCGCCGCCTATGACTGGACAATTCGCCCACATTCGCACGCCCTGCTCGATCACCTTTTCCTGATCCGCGCGGGCGGCGGGGAAATGCTGGCCGAGGGCGAGCGGCACAATTTCGGCCCGGCGATCTTGGTCATACCGGCCGGCCTCGCCCACGGCTTCGCCTTCGTGCCGGGCACGATCGGCCATGTCGTGACGGTCGCCAGCGCGCTGATGCGGCACATCGCGGGCGAGGTCGCGCCGATCGCCCGACTGCGCGAGGCCGCGACGGTGCTGCCGATCGCCGCATCCCCGCAAATCGATGCGCTGCTGGCCGGCCTGATGGCCGAGACCGTCAGCGAAGCGCCCCTCGCCGCCAGCGCCAGCGAAGCGCTGCTCCGTTTGCTGCTAGTCGCCGCCTGCCGTGCCCTGCCCGCGCCGGGCGTAACGGGTGATGCGACACCACCCCGCCGCGCGGCGCTGCTGGTCGGCCGCTATGCCGAACAGGTCGAGCGGCATCTGCGCGACAATTGGACGATCGCCGATCATGCCAAAGCGCTCGGCACGTCGGTCGCGCGGCTGCGTGCCTGTTGCGTCGAGGTGACCGGCCACCCGCCGATCCACCTCGCCCACGACCGCCTCTTCGCCGAAGCCCGCCGCCAACTCGCCTATACCGATCGCACCATCGCCGAGATCGGCTACGACCTCGGCTTCACCGACCCGGCCTATTTCTCGCGTTTCTTCCGCCACATGGCGGGCGTTGCGCCGTCCCGCTGGCGCGACGACACGATAGGCCCGCCCGTCGCGGCCTGA
- a CDS encoding p-hydroxycinnamoyl CoA hydratase/lyase, with protein sequence MTDRAEADTVAFEIIDRVAWVSFNRPEKRNCMSPKLNRRMMEVLDELEHSPDVGVLVLTGEGTAWTAGMDLKEYFRDTEAQGLGGSRKAQRESYGWWRRLRWYQKPTIAMVNGWCFGGGYGPLFACDLAFAAEDAQFGLSEINWGILPGGGAAKVATELTSFRRAMYHSLMGENIDGKTAVEWGFVNEALPLDQLKARVSEVANVLLKKNPVALKATKDAIRRVREMTYDNAEDYLLRAQEAANSYDNEGRKEGIKQFIDDKTYKPGLGAYDLSKQNA encoded by the coding sequence ATGACCGATCGTGCCGAAGCCGATACCGTTGCTTTTGAAATCATCGACCGCGTCGCCTGGGTAAGCTTCAACCGCCCCGAAAAGCGCAATTGCATGAGCCCCAAGCTCAACCGCCGCATGATGGAGGTGCTCGACGAACTGGAGCACAGCCCGGACGTCGGCGTGCTGGTGCTGACCGGCGAGGGCACCGCCTGGACCGCCGGCATGGACCTGAAGGAATATTTCCGCGACACCGAGGCACAGGGCCTGGGCGGCAGCCGCAAGGCGCAGCGCGAAAGCTATGGCTGGTGGCGGCGCCTGCGCTGGTATCAGAAGCCGACGATCGCGATGGTCAACGGCTGGTGCTTCGGCGGCGGCTATGGCCCGTTGTTCGCCTGCGACCTGGCCTTCGCCGCCGAGGACGCGCAATTCGGCCTGTCCGAGATCAACTGGGGCATCCTGCCGGGCGGCGGCGCCGCCAAGGTCGCGACCGAGCTGACCTCGTTCCGCCGCGCCATGTATCATTCGCTGATGGGCGAGAATATCGACGGCAAGACGGCGGTCGAATGGGGCTTCGTCAACGAGGCGCTGCCGCTCGACCAGCTCAAGGCGCGCGTGTCGGAGGTGGCGAACGTGCTGCTCAAGAAGAACCCTGTCGCGCTCAAGGCCACCAAGGACGCCATCCGCCGCGTGCGCGAGATGACCTACGACAATGCCGAGGATTATCTGCTGCGCGCGCAGGAAGCGGCCAACAGCTACGACAATGAGGGCCGCAAGGAAGGCATCAAGCAGTTCATCGACGACAAGACCTACAAGCCCGGTCTTGGCGCCTATGATCTCAGCAAGCAGAACGCCTGA
- a CDS encoding acetate--CoA ligase family protein: MTLETLARPAVRSLDRLLRARSVAIVGASEKPGALGNAVLRNLERHGYAGAIHLINPKRPVIAGRQALGGIAELPEGVDAAVLAIPGAAVLDTVRQLAARGVGAAVIFSAGFAEGGEEGLAAQAEVARIAAKHGMVIEGPNCLGMTNYVEGIPLTFVETPPLVIDRPGVGIVSQSGAMAVVLGTTLMAKGLGITISVSTGNEAASGVEDYVDYLLDEPNTAAIGMIVEQFRKPRRFLALAEKARAAGKRIVLLHPGTSSAARESAATHTGAMAGDWQVMKTLVERAGVILVEGLEELGDVLDLAIRSGHVTTGGIGAGGTAVLTESGAFKALTLDLCEKLGLALPLMEAETRAALKAAVPDFIPVSNPMDLTAQSLVDPDLYRRALMPLLADTTIASIVLGIIQTDAHTCRLKFEPIIAAIRALTPAKPVIFAGLDDGAPVQPEYVAALRDLGVTYFPSPDRAFRALARLTAAAARDPAATTDAPVTATLPHGGVIPEYRAKAVLAPIGIPFPMGGFAATIDEAKAVAASVGYPVVLKAQAQALSHKSDAGGVILNLGDEAALAEGWARLFANVARHAPGVLLDGALVEAMGARGTELIVGARNDPEWGPVILVGFGGVQAEVLQDVRLLPPDLTHDAIVAELRKLKSGVLLDRWRGAPALDVDAVADIIAGVGRLLRGTPAIREIDLNPVVAYPKGQGAVALDALMLVEG, encoded by the coding sequence ATGACCCTCGAAACCCTCGCCCGCCCGGCGGTCCGCTCGCTGGACCGCCTGCTCCGCGCCCGCTCCGTCGCGATCGTCGGCGCCTCCGAGAAGCCGGGCGCGCTCGGTAACGCGGTGTTGCGTAACCTGGAGCGGCACGGCTATGCGGGCGCGATCCACCTCATCAACCCCAAGCGGCCGGTGATCGCCGGCCGCCAGGCGCTGGGCGGGATCGCGGAACTGCCCGAGGGGGTCGATGCGGCGGTGCTGGCGATCCCCGGCGCGGCGGTGCTGGATACGGTGCGGCAATTGGCGGCGCGCGGCGTGGGCGCGGCGGTAATCTTCTCGGCGGGCTTCGCCGAGGGCGGCGAGGAGGGCCTCGCCGCGCAGGCCGAAGTCGCCCGCATCGCCGCCAAGCATGGCATGGTGATCGAGGGGCCGAACTGCCTCGGCATGACCAATTATGTCGAGGGCATCCCCCTCACCTTCGTCGAGACCCCGCCGCTCGTGATCGACCGGCCGGGCGTCGGCATCGTATCCCAGTCGGGCGCGATGGCGGTGGTGCTGGGCACGACCCTGATGGCCAAGGGGCTGGGCATCACCATCTCCGTCTCGACCGGCAACGAGGCCGCCTCGGGCGTCGAGGATTATGTCGACTATCTGCTCGACGAGCCCAACACGGCCGCGATCGGCATGATCGTCGAGCAATTCCGCAAGCCCCGCCGCTTCCTGGCCCTCGCCGAAAAGGCGCGCGCGGCGGGCAAGCGCATCGTCCTCCTCCACCCCGGCACGTCGAGCGCGGCGCGCGAATCCGCCGCCACCCATACCGGCGCGATGGCGGGCGATTGGCAGGTGATGAAGACGCTCGTCGAGCGCGCCGGCGTCATACTGGTCGAGGGGCTGGAGGAATTGGGCGACGTGCTCGATCTCGCCATCCGCTCCGGCCATGTCACGACAGGCGGGATCGGCGCGGGCGGCACGGCGGTGCTGACCGAATCCGGCGCCTTCAAGGCGCTGACGCTCGACCTATGCGAGAAGCTCGGCCTCGCTCTGCCCCTAATGGAAGCGGAGACCCGCGCGGCGCTCAAGGCGGCGGTGCCCGATTTCATCCCCGTCTCCAATCCGATGGACCTGACCGCGCAATCCTTGGTCGATCCCGATCTCTATCGCCGCGCGCTGATGCCGCTGCTGGCCGACACCACCATCGCCAGTATCGTCCTCGGCATCATCCAGACCGACGCCCACACCTGCCGCCTGAAGTTCGAGCCGATCATCGCCGCGATCCGCGCGCTGACGCCCGCCAAGCCGGTGATCTTCGCCGGCCTCGACGATGGCGCGCCGGTGCAGCCGGAATATGTCGCGGCGCTGCGCGATCTGGGCGTCACCTATTTCCCCTCGCCCGACCGCGCCTTCCGCGCGCTGGCCCGGCTGACGGCCGCCGCCGCGCGCGATCCCGCCGCCACCACCGATGCGCCCGTCACGGCCACCCTGCCCCACGGCGGCGTCATCCCCGAATATCGCGCCAAGGCGGTGCTGGCGCCGATCGGCATCCCCTTCCCCATGGGCGGCTTCGCGGCCACCATCGACGAGGCGAAGGCCGTCGCCGCGTCGGTCGGCTATCCCGTCGTCCTCAAGGCGCAGGCGCAGGCGCTCAGCCACAAGAGCGATGCCGGCGGCGTGATCCTCAACCTCGGCGACGAGGCCGCGCTGGCCGAAGGCTGGGCGCGCCTGTTCGCCAATGTCGCGCGCCATGCGCCCGGCGTGCTGCTCGACGGCGCACTGGTCGAGGCGATGGGCGCGCGCGGCACCGAGCTGATCGTCGGCGCGCGCAACGATCCCGAATGGGGGCCGGTGATCCTCGTCGGCTTCGGCGGCGTACAGGCCGAAGTCTTGCAGGACGTGCGCCTGCTCCCGCCCGACCTGACCCACGATGCGATCGTCGCCGAACTGCGCAAGCTGAAAAGCGGCGTCCTGCTCGACCGCTGGCGCGGCGCCCCCGCGCTGGATGTCGATGCCGTCGCCGACATCATCGCCGGCGTCGGCCGCCTGCTGCGCGGCACGCCCGCCATCCGCGAGATCGATCTCAACCCGGTGGTGGCCTATCCCAAAGGCCAGGGCGCGGTGGCGCTGGATGCGCTGATGCTGGTCGAAGGCTGA
- the pobA gene encoding 4-hydroxybenzoate 3-monooxygenase, giving the protein MRTKVAIIGGGPAGLLLAHMLTKQGVDCVVLEARSRDYVEARIRAGVLEQTTVDLLHEIGVDRRLDAEGIVHDGFALSIDGVPLRIDLKGLTGKTVTVYGQTEVTRDLNEAAEERGIPILFEATDVALHEVTSDRPSVTFVHKGQAQRLECDFIAGCDGFHGASRRAIPADRITAFEKVYPFGWLGILADVPPCDHELIYASHQRGFALASMRSETRSRYYVQVPADEKLEDWPDDRLWDELGLRLGAETAARITRGPALEKSIAPLRSFVAEPLRWGRLFLAGDAAHIVPPTGAKGLNLAASDVAFLAEALVDHYRGGTTTGIDEYSARALSRVWKAVRFSWWFTGLTHRFPTANAIDRKIQLAELAYIRGSTIAQTSIAENYVGLPFKA; this is encoded by the coding sequence ATGCGGACCAAAGTGGCCATCATCGGCGGCGGCCCGGCAGGGCTGTTGCTGGCGCACATGCTGACGAAGCAGGGCGTCGATTGCGTCGTGCTGGAGGCGCGCAGCCGGGACTATGTCGAGGCGCGCATCCGTGCGGGCGTGCTCGAGCAGACGACGGTCGATCTGCTCCACGAGATCGGCGTCGATCGCCGGCTGGACGCGGAGGGCATCGTCCACGACGGTTTCGCCCTCTCGATCGACGGCGTGCCGCTGCGGATCGACCTGAAGGGGCTGACCGGAAAGACCGTCACCGTCTACGGCCAGACCGAAGTGACGCGCGATCTCAACGAGGCGGCCGAGGAACGCGGCATCCCGATCCTGTTCGAGGCGACCGACGTGGCGCTGCACGAGGTGACCAGCGATCGGCCGAGCGTAACCTTCGTCCACAAGGGGCAGGCGCAGCGGCTGGAGTGTGATTTCATCGCCGGCTGCGACGGCTTCCATGGCGCCAGCCGCCGCGCGATACCGGCGGACAGGATCACCGCCTTCGAGAAGGTCTATCCCTTCGGCTGGCTCGGCATCCTCGCCGATGTGCCGCCGTGCGACCATGAGCTGATCTACGCCAGCCACCAGCGCGGTTTCGCGCTCGCCTCGATGCGATCGGAGACGCGCAGCCGCTATTATGTGCAGGTGCCGGCCGACGAGAAACTGGAGGACTGGCCCGACGATCGGCTGTGGGACGAGCTGGGCCTGCGGCTGGGCGCCGAGACGGCGGCGCGCATCACGCGCGGGCCGGCGCTGGAGAAATCGATCGCGCCGCTGCGCTCGTTCGTGGCGGAGCCGCTGCGCTGGGGCCGGCTGTTTCTGGCGGGGGATGCCGCGCATATCGTGCCGCCCACCGGCGCCAAGGGCCTCAACCTGGCCGCCTCCGACGTGGCGTTTCTGGCCGAGGCGCTGGTCGATCACTATCGCGGCGGCACGACGACGGGGATCGACGAATATTCGGCCCGCGCGCTGTCGCGGGTGTGGAAGGCGGTGCGCTTTTCCTGGTGGTTCACCGGGCTGACCCACCGCTTCCCGACCGCCAACGCGATCGACCGCAAGATCCAGCTGGCGGAACTGGCCTACATCCGCGGCTCGACGATCGCGCAGACCTCGATCGCGGAAAATTATGTGGGGCTGCCGTTCAAGGCGTGA
- a CDS encoding MarR family winged helix-turn-helix transcriptional regulator: MDGETGDGIGLGELDGLIGYHIRRASSVFGGTFVRAVTGTGLRQVPFGILSVVAANPGIKQGAAGRALGIQRANMVALINELVDAGLVDRRAADDDRRAFALSVTPRGAALLEDCTRRIKEQEAELLADFDETERILLIDLVRRIEAREAPTSAD, from the coding sequence ATGGACGGCGAAACGGGTGACGGCATTGGCCTGGGCGAGCTGGACGGGCTGATCGGCTATCATATCCGCCGGGCTTCTTCGGTGTTCGGCGGCACTTTCGTCCGCGCCGTGACCGGCACGGGGCTGCGCCAGGTGCCGTTCGGCATCCTTTCGGTCGTCGCCGCCAATCCCGGCATCAAGCAGGGTGCGGCCGGCCGCGCGCTCGGCATCCAGCGCGCCAACATGGTGGCACTCATCAACGAACTGGTCGATGCCGGCCTCGTCGACCGCCGCGCCGCCGACGACGATCGCCGCGCCTTCGCCCTTTCTGTAACCCCCCGCGGCGCGGCGCTGCTGGAGGATTGCACCCGGCGCATCAAGGAGCAGGAGGCCGAACTGCTCGCCGATTTCGACGAGACCGAGCGCATCCTGCTGATCGATCTCGTCCGCCGTATCGAAGCGCGCGAGGCGCCGACCTCCGCCGACTGA